The proteins below are encoded in one region of Belonocnema kinseyi isolate 2016_QV_RU_SX_M_011 chromosome 5, B_treatae_v1, whole genome shotgun sequence:
- the LOC117173323 gene encoding cytochrome b561 domain-containing protein 2-like isoform X2 codes for MKTEHASGKEPPGSLTLGFSFLTHLLLVLPILYILVVGFHRPEKLFSWHPICMALGTLIILEAVFSISGEALLTHRLSRPNRITIHWIMLTIGLLLILCGFIIAIVNKNLENKNHFESFHSIWSLITIILAASVALFGVAANNTRWLYPRVRPVLIKVLHALGGIMITILFITAIISGTYRNWLKNQQVGDHELGRQLVFASLFIGGILVLFKPILGAVSRTAVLVKTPQPST; via the exons ATGAAGACTGAACACGCGAGCGGCAAAGAGCCACCAGGTTCCTTGACTCTTGGATTTTCGTTTCTAACTCATTTGTTGCTAGTATTACCAATTTTATACATACTGGTTGTTGGTTTTCATAgaccagaaaaattattttcttggcaTCCAATTTGTATGGCATTAGGg acacTCATCATCCTGGAGGCAGTTTTCAGCATATCTGGTGAGGCCCTTCTTACCCACAGGCTATCTCGACCAAATAGAATAACCATCCACTGGATAATGCTGACCATAGGATTGCTGTTAATTCTCTGCGGTTTCATAATTGCCATCGTTAATAAAAACCTTGAgaacaaaaatcattttgaatctttCCATTCAATTTGGAGTCTCATCACGATTATTTTAGCAGCCTCAGTAGCTCTTTTTGGAGTTGCTGCTAACAATACAAGATGGCTTTATCCAAGAGTGAGACCAGTCCTGATTAAAGTTCTTCACGCCTTGGGAGGGATTatgattacaattttatttatcacgGCCATAATCAGTGGAACATATCGAAACTGGCTGAAAAATCAACAAGTCGGGGACCACGAGCTTGGAAGACAACTCGTTTTTGCATCCCTCTTCATCGGAGGAATCCTGGTGCTTTTTAAACCAATCCTGGGAGCTGTTTCTAGGACAGCGGTATTAGTAAAAACCCCTCAACCATCCACGTGA
- the LOC117173323 gene encoding cytochrome b561 domain-containing protein 2-like isoform X1 yields MSRNRSKGSYSRDLGARDELDSEMKTEHASGKEPPGSLTLGFSFLTHLLLVLPILYILVVGFHRPEKLFSWHPICMALGTLIILEAVFSISGEALLTHRLSRPNRITIHWIMLTIGLLLILCGFIIAIVNKNLENKNHFESFHSIWSLITIILAASVALFGVAANNTRWLYPRVRPVLIKVLHALGGIMITILFITAIISGTYRNWLKNQQVGDHELGRQLVFASLFIGGILVLFKPILGAVSRTAVLVKTPQPST; encoded by the exons CGCGAGACTTGGGCGCGAGGGACGAACTGGATTCTGAAATGAAGACTGAACACGCGAGCGGCAAAGAGCCACCAGGTTCCTTGACTCTTGGATTTTCGTTTCTAACTCATTTGTTGCTAGTATTACCAATTTTATACATACTGGTTGTTGGTTTTCATAgaccagaaaaattattttcttggcaTCCAATTTGTATGGCATTAGGg acacTCATCATCCTGGAGGCAGTTTTCAGCATATCTGGTGAGGCCCTTCTTACCCACAGGCTATCTCGACCAAATAGAATAACCATCCACTGGATAATGCTGACCATAGGATTGCTGTTAATTCTCTGCGGTTTCATAATTGCCATCGTTAATAAAAACCTTGAgaacaaaaatcattttgaatctttCCATTCAATTTGGAGTCTCATCACGATTATTTTAGCAGCCTCAGTAGCTCTTTTTGGAGTTGCTGCTAACAATACAAGATGGCTTTATCCAAGAGTGAGACCAGTCCTGATTAAAGTTCTTCACGCCTTGGGAGGGATTatgattacaattttatttatcacgGCCATAATCAGTGGAACATATCGAAACTGGCTGAAAAATCAACAAGTCGGGGACCACGAGCTTGGAAGACAACTCGTTTTTGCATCCCTCTTCATCGGAGGAATCCTGGTGCTTTTTAAACCAATCCTGGGAGCTGTTTCTAGGACAGCGGTATTAGTAAAAACCCCTCAACCATCCACGTGA